In the genome of Mytilus edulis chromosome 3, xbMytEdul2.2, whole genome shotgun sequence, one region contains:
- the LOC139515369 gene encoding uncharacterized protein — translation MKEETDISVDDIEPEYRFQGLQASKSPPEYWLSPSTVVAFTDGSCQSNPGPCGAGAIVIFSNKEIELKQPVSKRGSILLAELVAIKLVLDYVSRIENKTLIEEVKIFSDSQTAIGILTLNWKIENNRSTSHEIISLIKSIQKHHGIRINFDWTPGHADVRGNEIADKLAKEAAKEANQIQKEAHITVTKQDIKTAARILVNKKWQHRWVNSDTGRFYYNFHQTVSKKSTFDYPDHKTAKIIRNLRSGYYLKNYQNKINQNIDPKCECGQLETVEHYLLFCENYEEARQKLIHIYKTKPDPVNKLKSPSPIKI, via the exons ATGAAAGAAGAAACAGATATCAGTGTTGATGACATAGAGCCAGAATATCGATTTCAAGGTCTACAAGCATCAAAATCTCCACCAGAATATTGGC TATCTCCATCAACAGTTGTTGCTTTTACAGACGGTTCTTGCCAATCCAACCCAGGACCTTGTGGAGCAGGTGCAATTGTAATCTTCAGCAATAAAgaaattgaacttaaacaaccAGTTTCAAAAAGGGGTTCAATTCTTTTGGCAGAGCTTGTTGCAATAAAATTAGTATTAGATTATGTAAGcagaattgaaaataaaacattaattgaaGAAGTAAAAATATTTTCGGACAGTCAAACAGCAATTGGAATTTTAACATTAAActggaaaattgaaaataacagaTCCACTTCACATGAAATTATTTCCCTTATTAAATCTATCCAAAAACACCATGGAATAAGAATTAATTTTGATTGGACCCCAGGACATGCAGATGTTAGAGGAAATGAAATAGCTGATAAACTAGCTAAAGAGGCAGCTAAAGAGGCAAATCAAATTCAGAAAGAAGCTCATATTACAGTAACTAAACAAGATATTAAAACAGCAGCAAGAATTTTAGTAAATAAAAAGTGGCAACATAGATGGGTTAATAGTGATACAGGAAGATTTTATTATAACTTTCATCAGACTGTCAGCAAAAAATCGACATTTGATTATCCAGATcacaaaacagcaaaaattattaGGAATTTAAGATCCGGATACTACCTAAAAAATTaccaaaacaaaatcaatcaaaatatagaCCCCAAGTGTGAATGCGGTCAATTAGAAACTGTGgaacattatttattattttgtgaaaattatgaaGAGGCAAGACAGAaacttatacatatatataaaacaaaacctGACCcagttaacaaattaaaaagcccatccccaattaaaatttag